A single Rhodoligotrophos defluvii DNA region contains:
- a CDS encoding PD-(D/E)XK nuclease family protein, protein MTIAHRSTLVVHGRLAMRESRLAAGRDGRHGLQIMSFEQAAVRLAGGFARPIDDESLRASIQAALPATPMGELESIKALPGMIDAAADTLHKAWRGGIDIAARAADHSRLDAIARLEAAVLDQLPPGMMRPLDIVAAATARIAHAPAVLGPMEIVGLTELSPCWRPLLQALTAHIPVQWTAGPRSVPAWLDGTGVRITREPAQTPGISAVSAATAYHEAIEAMRWARSLLATGVSPSEIAIATASPADYDDHFLALRADANIDLHFVHGVRTVTTREGQAAAALADIVVRGLSQSRLRRLAALCRDSGPFETLPEGWLRVLPTDAPLSTPGAWNRLLTRLTPEDWPDGADHAPALFTAVETLAKGPDAAGEIGEAFLKGRALAIWRKALLAGPAASIDATLELLKQDDGLEACVCVAWMPASALAASPRRFVRLLGLNSSRWPREIAEDRLIPEHIIPTPVLDPLPVNLADRRDFETILATTADTVVLSRARRDSDGRLLGRSPLLAGRGDETYLRRNATPAHAFSETDRLMARPQEFAADPQAVGAQSCWRDWRQTEITPHDGLVRADHPLVLAILGRTQSASSLRRLLRNPLSFVWVYAFGWREPQSSAEPLVLDALGIGDLVHMVLDRALRALETGGGLASADAGTIDAAVTQAAQAVAADWESERPVPPAVIWGRTLDDARVMAGRALSYGDDVLPGARSYGEVPFGGSEPKSHAETPWDTTTPVTIPDTGFNIAGYIDRLDISGDGKRALVRDYKTGRPPRGDIRLNGGRELQRCLYAFAVKALLGDDVAISASLLYPREPVDLQLDDPEAVLAEITGYLRAARASFASGAALPGPDTGGDYDDLAFALPANASATYCKRKMPAATERLGELAQIWEAA, encoded by the coding sequence ATGACCATCGCGCATCGATCCACCCTGGTCGTTCACGGTCGCCTCGCCATGCGGGAGAGCCGTCTGGCGGCGGGCCGTGACGGTCGCCACGGCCTCCAGATCATGTCGTTCGAGCAGGCCGCCGTCCGGCTGGCGGGTGGCTTCGCCCGTCCCATCGACGACGAGAGCCTGCGCGCTTCCATCCAGGCGGCCTTGCCCGCCACGCCGATGGGTGAGCTGGAGAGCATCAAGGCTCTTCCCGGCATGATCGACGCGGCAGCCGACACGCTCCACAAAGCCTGGCGCGGGGGCATCGATATTGCCGCACGCGCGGCGGATCATTCGCGTCTCGACGCTATCGCGCGGCTCGAAGCAGCCGTCCTCGACCAGCTTCCGCCCGGCATGATGCGGCCTCTCGACATCGTTGCAGCCGCGACCGCCCGCATTGCTCATGCGCCGGCGGTCCTCGGCCCCATGGAGATCGTCGGCCTTACCGAACTCTCGCCCTGCTGGCGGCCGCTGCTCCAGGCCCTCACCGCCCATATCCCGGTGCAGTGGACGGCCGGCCCGAGGAGCGTTCCGGCATGGCTGGACGGCACGGGCGTCAGGATCACGCGCGAACCGGCGCAAACGCCTGGGATCAGCGCCGTCAGCGCGGCGACCGCCTATCACGAGGCCATTGAGGCGATGCGCTGGGCGCGTAGTCTGCTCGCAACTGGCGTCTCGCCCTCGGAGATCGCCATCGCGACCGCATCGCCCGCCGACTATGACGATCATTTCCTGGCCCTGCGCGCCGACGCCAACATCGACCTGCACTTCGTCCACGGCGTCCGCACCGTCACCACCCGCGAGGGCCAGGCGGCCGCGGCTCTGGCCGACATCGTGGTGCGCGGTCTGTCGCAATCCCGGCTGCGGCGCCTCGCGGCGCTCTGCCGGGACAGCGGGCCATTCGAGACCTTGCCCGAAGGCTGGCTGCGGGTCCTGCCGACCGATGCGCCGCTCTCGACGCCGGGGGCATGGAATCGCCTGCTCACCCGATTGACGCCGGAGGACTGGCCCGATGGCGCCGACCATGCTCCGGCGCTGTTTACTGCGGTTGAGACTCTGGCCAAAGGACCGGACGCCGCCGGTGAGATCGGAGAAGCCTTCCTCAAGGGCCGCGCGCTCGCGATCTGGCGCAAGGCTCTGCTCGCCGGACCCGCCGCCTCGATCGACGCGACGCTGGAACTCCTGAAGCAGGACGACGGGCTGGAAGCGTGCGTCTGCGTCGCCTGGATGCCCGCCAGCGCGCTCGCCGCGTCGCCCCGCCGCTTCGTGCGGCTCCTCGGCCTCAATTCCTCGCGCTGGCCGCGCGAGATCGCCGAGGACCGCCTGATCCCGGAGCATATCATCCCGACCCCGGTGCTCGATCCGCTGCCGGTCAATCTCGCCGACCGCCGCGATTTCGAGACGATCCTCGCCACGACGGCCGATACCGTCGTTCTCTCTCGCGCCCGGCGCGACAGCGACGGGCGTCTGCTGGGTCGCAGCCCCCTGCTCGCCGGACGTGGCGACGAAACCTATCTGCGCCGCAATGCGACGCCAGCGCACGCCTTCAGCGAAACCGACCGCCTCATGGCCCGGCCCCAGGAGTTCGCCGCCGATCCGCAAGCGGTCGGTGCGCAGAGCTGCTGGCGCGACTGGCGGCAGACGGAGATCACCCCCCATGACGGGCTCGTGCGGGCGGATCATCCGCTCGTTCTCGCCATCCTCGGCCGGACCCAATCGGCCAGCTCGCTGCGCCGCCTGCTGCGCAATCCACTCAGCTTCGTGTGGGTCTATGCCTTCGGATGGCGCGAACCGCAGAGCAGCGCCGAACCGCTCGTGCTCGATGCGCTCGGGATCGGCGATCTCGTCCACATGGTTCTCGATCGCGCCTTGCGCGCCCTCGAAACCGGAGGAGGCCTTGCCTCCGCCGACGCGGGAACCATTGACGCGGCGGTGACGCAGGCGGCTCAGGCCGTCGCCGCCGATTGGGAGAGCGAGCGCCCGGTTCCGCCGGCCGTCATCTGGGGGCGCACCCTCGACGACGCTCGCGTGATGGCGGGCCGCGCCCTGTCCTATGGCGATGATGTCCTGCCGGGCGCACGCTCCTACGGTGAGGTGCCCTTCGGCGGCTCGGAACCGAAATCACACGCGGAAACGCCTTGGGATACGACCACGCCGGTCACGATCCCCGACACGGGCTTCAACATCGCCGGTTATATCGACCGGCTCGACATCTCGGGTGATGGCAAGCGCGCGCTGGTGCGCGACTACAAGACCGGACGGCCGCCGCGCGGCGACATCCGCCTCAATGGCGGACGAGAGCTTCAGCGCTGCCTCTATGCTTTCGCGGTAAAGGCACTCCTCGGCGACGATGTCGCCATCAGCGCCTCGCTGCTCTACCCGCGCGAGCCCGTCGATCTTCAGCTCGACGATCCCGAGGCCGTGCTGGCAGAGATCACAGGCTATCTGCGCGCGGCAAGGGCGAGTTTCGCCAGCGGCGCAGCTCTGCCTGGCCCGGATACCGGTGGCGATTACGACGACCTCGCCTTCGCCCTGCCGGCCAACGCCAGCGCCACCTATTGCAAACGCAAGATGCCGGCCGCGACAGAGCGGCTTGGCGAACTCGCTCAGATCTGGGAGGCGGCCTGA